The sequence below is a genomic window from Verrucomicrobiia bacterium.
GGTGGGCTCGACCATGAACGGGTCGATAAAGGCGGTGTCGGGGTCGGGCATGGCGAGCATGTCGGAGGCCTCGATGCTTTTCCAGCCCCGGATGCTCGAGCCGTCAAAGCCCAAACCCTCGCTGAAAATCTCCTCGGTCAGCTCTCGGATGGGACAACTGAAATGCTGCCAGGTGCCAAAAGTATCGACGAACTTAATGTCGATCATCTTGGCGCCGGTTTTCTTGGCTAATTCAAGTACGCTCTTAGGTGTGCTCATTATATGGTTTCTGTTTTGGATTCAGTTTCGGTTCGTTTCGGTTAGGTCGCCCGGCGCCGCACCGGACGCAGCAGCCGGCTGCAAGGCGGTTTGGCGCAGGCGAAATATCATAATTGTCCTTCACTGTGGTAGGCCTCTTCGCCATGTTCATTAAGGTCCAATCCGGCTACCTCGACTTCGGCGGAAGGCCGCAAGCCGAGCACAGCTTTGACAATGGAAGCGATGATGGTGGTGCCGACTATAGCGAGGAAGAGGGTGACGCCGATGGCCTTGAGTTGCTCGATAACCAGCCGTTGCGCCGGGGAATCGGTCACGTAATCCTTCAGGTTGGCGGCCAGGTTTGGGTTGGCGGCGTTTCTGGCCAAAATTCCTGTGAGCAAGGCGCCCAGCGTGCCGCCGATGGCGTGAACGCCGAACGTATCGAGCGCATCGTCATAACCAAACCAGTTTTTGACTTTGTAGCAGAAGAACCAGGGGATCAGTCCCGCTGCGATGCCGATAATCACCGCTCCGTTAGGGGTGACGAAACCGCAGGCGGGAGTGATAACGACCAGGCCGGCAACGGCGCCGGAGCAGAAACCCAGGACACTGGGCTTGCCGCGGACGAGCCACTCGAACATGGGCCAAACGAAGGAGGCGACGGCGGTTGCGAGGGTAGTGGTTGTGAAAGCGTTGGCGGCGATGACATCGGCGCCCACGGCACTGCCGGCATTGAAGCCATACCAGCCCATCCAGAGCATGCCGGTGCCCACCATGCACAGGACCATGCTATGGGGCGGCATGGGCTCTCTGCCAAAGCCCAGGCGCTTGCCCACAATCAGGCAGAGGATGAGCGCCGACCAGCCGGAGGTCATGTGGACAACCGTGCCCCCGGCGAAATCGATGGCTTTGATTTTCGCATAGGGATTGAACACGCCGTTCATCAAGCCATCCGCGCCCCAGACCATGTGGGCCTGAGGAAAATAAACGATGAACATCCACAGGGTCATGAAGAGGCAAATCGCGGAGAACTTCACCCGTTCGGCAATAGCGCCAATGATCAGCGCCGGAGTGATGATTGCGAACATAAGCTGGTACATCGAAAAGACGTTCTGCGAGACCCAAAACGAATAATCCGGGTTGGGGCTCGAATCGACGCCCTTCAAGAAGGCGTATCCGAGGCCGCCGAGAAAAGAGGTGCCCTTATGAAAAACAAGGCTGTAGCCGCAGACAAACCACAGAATCGTGACCAGTCCGGCAATGAACAAACATTGCGCCATGACGGAGAGGACATTCTTGTGCCGGACCAATCCCCCGTAAAACAATGCCAGGCCGGGCAGCGTCATGAATAAGACCAGCGCAGCGGAGGTCATTTGCCAAGCGTTTGCGCCTGGGCCGGGTTTTGGCGTGAAGGTGTTGGACTTTACGTTGTAATCCCCCAGCTTCGAGGAGACATTGTTGGTGACATCCGCCAACCGCGCCCCGTTGTTG
It includes:
- a CDS encoding glutamine synthetase, whose protein sequence is MSTPKSVLELAKKTGAKMIDIKFVDTFGTWQHFSCPIRELTEEIFSEGLGFDGSSIRGWKSIEASDMLAMPDPDTAFIDPFMVEPT
- a CDS encoding ammonium transporter, with protein sequence MRKLILLTGLLTAQFLCDVPAFAQDAAPKRAEPTLEQRVSDLEAYINNGARLADVTNNVSSKLGDYNVKSNTFTPKPGPGANAWQMTSAALVLFMTLPGLALFYGGLVRHKNVLSVMAQCLFIAGLVTILWFVCGYSLVFHKGTSFLGGLGYAFLKGVDSSPNPDYSFWVSQNVFSMYQLMFAIITPALIIGAIAERVKFSAICLFMTLWMFIVYFPQAHMVWGADGLMNGVFNPYAKIKAIDFAGGTVVHMTSGWSALILCLIVGKRLGFGREPMPPHSMVLCMVGTGMLWMGWYGFNAGSAVGADVIAANAFTTTTLATAVASFVWPMFEWLVRGKPSVLGFCSGAVAGLVVITPACGFVTPNGAVIIGIAAGLIPWFFCYKVKNWFGYDDALDTFGVHAIGGTLGALLTGILARNAANPNLAANLKDYVTDSPAQRLVIEQLKAIGVTLFLAIVGTTIIASIVKAVLGLRPSAEVEVAGLDLNEHGEEAYHSEGQL